The proteins below are encoded in one region of Drosophila santomea strain STO CAGO 1482 chromosome 2R, Prin_Dsan_1.1, whole genome shotgun sequence:
- the LOC120444896 gene encoding alpha-1,3-mannosyl-glycoprotein 2-beta-N-acetylglucosaminyltransferase, which produces MRTRKVLLVIGFLVTWTYATYYLLLRQTGIHTSRHQALQAYKLNSQARDASLQSHHLAQNVFEFVKLKYLAKQPAPVASTPQISIVAAEISAELPEQHVAKVATARIPTKTYLANGEPVFPVLVFACNRVSVKKCIDNLVQYRPSVEQFPIIVSQDCGDEPTKETILSYGKQVTLIEQPDLSDITVLPKEKKFKGYYKIARHYGWALNTTFGVGFEFVIIVEDDLNVAPDFFEYFLGTHKLLKQDPSLWCVSAWNDNGKAAVVDAAQPELLYRTDFFPGLGWMLTKDLWAELSVKWPKSFWDDWIRHPAQRKDRVCIRPEISRTRTFGKIGVSNGLFFDKYLKHIKLSEDFVQFTKLNMSYLLKDNYDNTFLRRVYTYPIVTYDELRRNLIRIEGPVRIQYTTREQYKRTTKMLGLMDDFKSGVPRTAYHGIVSFYYNKRRVHLAPNANWKGYELSWS; this is translated from the exons CATCCACACCAGCCGGCATCAGGCGCTGCAGGCCTACAAGCTCAACTCCCAGGCACGCGATGCCAGTCTGCAGAGTCATCATTTGGCCCAGAACGTGTTTGAGTTCGTCAAGCTGAAGTATTTGGCGAAGCAACCAGCGCCAGTGGCATCCACGCCGCAGATTAGCATCGTTGCCGCCGAAATATCGGCGGAGCTGCCCGAGCAGCATGTGGCCAAGGTGGCCACGGCGCGCATTCCAACGAAAACATATCTGGCCAATGGCGAGCCCGTCTTTCCAGTCCTGGTCTTCGCCTGCAATCGGGTGTCCGTGAAGAAGTGCATCGACAACTTGGTTCAGTACAGACCCAGCGTTGAGCAGTTCCCCATTATTGTGTCACAG GACTGCGGCGATGAGCCCACCAAGGAGACAATACTCTCGTATGGCAAGCAGGTCACTCTCATCGAGCAGCCTGATCTTAGCGACATCACCGTGCTGCCAAAGGAGAAAAAGTTCAAGGGCTACTACAAGATAGCCAGACACTACGGCTGGGCGTTGAACACCACCTTCGGTGTGGGCTTCGAGTTCGTGATAATCGTGGAGGACGATCTGAACGTGGCGCCCGACTTTTTCGAGTACTTCCTGGGCACGCACAAGCTGCTCAAGCAGGACCCCAGCCTGTGGTGCGTGTCCGCGTGGAATGACAATGGCAAGGCTGCTGTTGTGGACGCTGCACAGCCGGAGCTGCTCTATCGCACCGACTTCTTCCCCGGTCTCGGCTGGATGCTCACCAAAGATCTGTGGGCCGAGCTGTCGGTCAAATGGCCCAAATC CTTCTGGGATGATTGGATACGTCATCCCGCCCAGCGCAAAGATCGCGTGTGCATCAGGCCCGAAATATCGCGTACTCGCACGTTTGGAAAAATAGGCGTATCCAA CGGTTTGTTCTTCGATAAGTATCTGAAGCACATTAAACTGAGCGAGGACTTTGTGCAGTTTACAAAACTGAATATGAGCTACCTGCTGAAG GACAATTACGATAACACGTTTCTGCGGCGCGTTTATACGTATCCCATTGTTACGTACGATGAGCTGCGGCGCAACCTAATCAG AATTGAAGGTCCAGTTCGCATTCAATACACTACTAGGGAACAGTACAAGCGGACAACTAAGATGCTGGGGCTTATGGATGATTTCAAG AGTGGTGTTCCCCGGACTGCCTACCATGGCATCGTGTCCTTCTATTACAACAAACGACGCGTGCACCTGGCACCCAACGCCAACTGGAAGGGCTACGAGCTCTCTTGGAGCTAA
- the LOC120444897 gene encoding ventral anterior homeobox 2a: MNSQSAVRRYPHSFSIEQILAKPEMRNSASFEDSVLDDSGRGGQCVGVSRVSSPATSSCLEDNMDDGKSDIDLASDDGNGLGDDRKKRPRTAFSAAQIKALETEFERGKYLSVAKRTALAKQLQLTETQIKIWFQNRRTKWKRKYTSDVETLASHYYAQLGIGGLARPMVVGDRLWLFSQTPTGPTPIQSIMLNGSGSAPPMATATATVANGSPMRPYPTSGGMPPLPGPSVMESARNAILARGQPLNFALPFGVAKSPAGGVPSASYIPRCKPYAASYVDYAASLPSSESYLQMKYATLPPETESGTSNGLAELERVFGDANANFLQQRSTPAAGAATSYGHEGLNQAQRSRRPTQSESECSDIDCEHLDEDEEPPAVE; encoded by the exons ATGAATTCGCAATCGGCAGTGCGTCGGTATCCACACAGTTTTTCCATCGAACAAATTCTGGCCAAGCCGGAAATGCGTAACTCCGCATCCTTCGAAGACTCGGTGCTGGATGATAGTGGTCGTGGTGGTCAATGTGTTGGTGTTTCCCGGGTGTCCAGTCCGGCAACTTCGAGTTGCTTGGAGGACAACATGGACGACGGCAAAAGTGATATCGACTTGGCCTCCGATGATGGAAACG GCCTTGGTGATGACCGCAAAAAGCGGCCGAGAACCGCCTTCTCGGCGGCCCAAATCAAAGCCCTGGAAACGGAGTTCGAGAGGGGAAAGTATCTCTCGGTGGCCAAGCGAACGGCGCTGGCCAAGCAGCTGCAGCTCACAGAAACGCAG ATCAAGATCTGGTTCCAGAACCGCCGCACCAAGTGGAAGCGCAAGTACACCTCGGACGTGGAAACGCTGGCCTCGCATTACTACGCCCAGCTGGGCATCGGCGGATTGGCCAGGCCCATGGTGGTTGGCGATCGCCTTTGGCTGTTCAGCCAAACGCCAACGGGTCCCACGCCCATACAGTCCATCATGCTGAACGGCAGTGGCTCCGCTCCTCCCATGGCAACGGCCACGGCCACGGTGGCCAACGGCTCACCCATGCGTCCGTATCCGACGAGCGGCGGCATGCCGCCGTTGCCGGGTCCCAGTGTGATGGAGAGTGCCCGTAACGCGATTCTGGCACGCGGACAACCGTTGAACTTCGCGCTGCCCTTTGGCGTGGCCAAGTCACCGGCGGGCGGTGTGCCTTCAGCCAGCTACATCCCGCGCTGCAAGCCGTATGCGGCCAGCTATGTGGACTACGCGGCGTCGCTGCCGTCCAGCGAAAGCTATCTGCAGATGAAGTATGCGACACTGCCGCCGGAAACGGAAAGCGGCACCTCCAATGGGCTGGCCGAACTGGAACGCGTCTTTGGGGATGCCAATGCCAACTTTCTGCAGCAACGCAGCACTCCAGCCGCTGGAGCAGCAACATCCTACGGCCACGAGGGCTTAAACCAGGCCCAAAGAAGCCGCAGACCCACGCAATCGGAGTCCGAGTGCAGCGACATTGACTGCGAGCATctggacgaggatgaggagccACCGGCTGTGGAGTGA
- the LOC120446104 gene encoding uncharacterized protein LOC120446104 translates to MASATSSSARHLFDESKKRLCARVGVNVNNLGSVARQVVRGSKSNEIMHQTLKNFTQVDVVSDYSHQNLQKMTLILQHVGYQYDVMQDSVNHLDYLKEQVTAMER, encoded by the exons ATGGCCTCAGCGACCAGTTCAAGTGCCCGGCATTTATTCGACGAGTCCAAGAAGCGTTTGTGTGCCCGCGTGGGTGTGAATGTCAACAATTTGG GTTCTGTGGCCCGCCAGGTAGTACGAGGTTCTAAGAGCAATGAG ATCATGCACCAAACCCTGAAGAACTTCACCCAGGTGGACGTGGTCTCGGATTATAGCCACCAGAATCTGCAGAAGATGACGCTGATCCTGCAGCACGTGGGCTACCAGTACGATGTGATGCAGGATAGTGTCAACCACCTGGATTACCTCAAGGAGCAGGTGACGGCCATGGAAAGATGA
- the LOC120446100 gene encoding trypsin 3A1, whose product MMSLDLRLAVALWLIWTTAAQNSTDGGQDGRIVGGWETRITFFPHQVSLQLGTRHACGGTIMTPTIILTAAHCVLEYSKPQYYVIRAGSSDWAKGGSYIRVQRIIPHPKFHEPTRMNNDIAIVQLQQPLVYSQDIRPISLATTQDTVMPNAQLFVSGWGSTSLSQMQPEKRLRYTVVHLSDHNQCARNYFGAGTVTNTMFCAGTQVGGRDSCQGDSGGPLVTSIDGQMKLYGIVSWGFGCANAMFPGVYTKVSAYDDWIAQTIEELV is encoded by the coding sequence ATGATGAGCTTGGATTTGAGACTGGCAGTAGCCCTCTGGCTAATCTGGACGACGGCTGCCCAGAACTCGACGGACGGCGGACAGGATGGCCGCATTGTCGGAGGCTGGGAGACGCGCATCACCTTCTTTCCGCACCAAGTATCCCTGCAGTTGGGCACCCGCCACGCATGCGGTGGCACTATCATGACGCCCACCATCATCTTGACTGCTGCTCACTGTGTGCTGGAGTACAGCAAACCGCAATATTACGTGATTCGTGCCGGATCCAGCGATTGGGCCAAAGGCGGCAGCTATATTCGCGTCCAACGGATCATACCGCATCCCAAGTTCCACGAGCCCACGAGGATGAACAATGATATTGCCATTGTTCAGCTGCAGCAACCCCTTGTCTATAGCCAGGATATACGACCCATTAGCTTGGCCACCACTCAGGACACCGTAATGCCTAATGCCCAGCTTTTTGTAAGCGGTTGGGGCAGCACGTCCCTCTCACAAATGCAGCCGGAAAAGCGTCTTCGCTACACAGTTGTCCATCTGAGTGATCATAATCAGTGTGCCAGAAACTATTTTGGAGCTGGCACTGTAACCAACACCATGTTCTGTGCGGGAACTCAGGTGGGAGGAAGAGATAGCTGCCAGGGAGATTCGGGAGGTCCACTTGTCACATCCATAGATGGCCAGATGAAACTCTACGGCATTGTGTCCTGGGGATTCGGATGCGCAAACGCCATGTTTCCTGGAGTTTACACTAAAGTTTCCGCCTATGACGACTGGATAGCGCAGACAATTGAGGAGCTGGTCTAG
- the LOC120446101 gene encoding cuticle protein 8 has protein sequence MKQFIVLVACLLGAATADVSHLVTPEPKVPASPYVFSYQAGRAPGHVDRQHTEVSDGSGVIRGAFSYVDPKNQVRTVQYVADEHGFHPQLSHKLEDSAAVQAAKQRHFAAYNRIAQEHANHTPGQVALDNAPHASAAVAHATQKHLSAFERIAAEHAAIGRQQEAQRLALAAQSEHGGIEDGQYHP, from the exons ATGAAGCAGTTTATAGTTTTG GTCGCTTGTTTGCTGGGAGCCGCTACGGCCGATGTGTCCCATCTGGTCACCCCGGAACCGAAGGTTCCAGCAAGTCCGTATGTGTTCAGCTACCAGGCTGGTCGAGCTCCCGGCCATGTGGACCGCCAGCACACTGAGGTGTCCGATGGCTCGGGTGTAATCCGCGGCGCTTTCTCCTATGTGGACCCCAAGAACCAGGTGCGCACCGTGCAGTATGTGGCGGATGAGCACGGTTTCCATCCTCAGCTGAGCCACAAACTGGAGGACAGTGCCGCCGTCCAGGCAGCCAAGCAAAGGCATTTCGCTGCCTACAATCGCATTGCGCAAGAGCATGCCAACCACACACCAGGCCAAGTG GCACTAGATAATGCTCCGCATGCCAGCGCCGCCGTTGCACATGCCACCCAGAAGCACCTGAGCGCCTTCGAGCGGATCGCCGCCGAGCACGCGGCCATTGGACGCCAACAGGAGGCACAGCGTCTGGCACTGGCCGCCCAATCCGAGCATGGAGGGATCGAGGATGGTCAGTACCATCCATAA
- the LOC120446103 gene encoding general odorant-binding protein 57d has protein sequence MISSTSLMSGNMSLKLVLCITFMLTFQFSNSEFYEPCTHTNGIDEDEAEAAVGDWPQNLNLTSVNRGHKCYVICILQYFNIVSASGEITLDQYYDTGVIDEFAVAPKINLCRYRFRKEKDFCERVFAVFDCLRQDLLINS, from the exons ATGATATCTTCAACTAGTTTGATGTCTGGAAATATGTCTCTAAAACTCGTACTTTGTATAACTTTTATGTTGACTTTTCAGTTT AGCAATTCCGAGTTCTACGAGCCGTGCACCCATACAAATGGAATAGATGAAGATGAAGCTGAAGCGGCTGTTGGGGACTGGCCTCAAAACCTAAATTTGACCAGCGTAAATAGGGGCCACAAGTGTTATGTGATCtgcattttgcaatatttCAACATTGTATCCGCCTCTGGCGAAATAACTTTGGACCAGTACTACGATACTGGGGTTATCGATGAGTTTGCGGTGGCACCGAAAATCAATCTATGCCGATATAGGtttagaaaagaaaaggatTTTTGTGAGCGAGTATTCGCTGTATTCGATTGTTTAAGGCAAGACTTATTAATAAACTCATAA
- the LOC120446197 gene encoding general odorant-binding protein 57e translates to MLDRRTLYCILLHLFCGKVLAYSAVFNPCASRTEMTENEAHQVMENWPDPPVDRDNKCFLTCVLLELGLIDDLGNVQIDKYMKSGVVDWQYVAIELVTCRIEFSDEKDLCELSYGLFNCFRAVKLATERNSSVSNAK, encoded by the exons ATGCTGGACCGACGAACACTTTACTGCATATTGCTACACTTATTCTGCGGAAAAGTTCTT GCTTATAGTGCAGTATTTAATCCGTGTGCTTCGCGAACTGAGATGACGGAAAACGAAGCCCACCAAGTGATGGAAAACTGGCCAGATCCTCCAGTCGATCGGGATAACAAGTGCTTTCTAACATGCGTCCTTTTGGAATTGGGACTGATTGATGATCTGGGGAATGTGCAGATCGACAAGTACATGAAATCCGGAGTTGTGGACTGGCAATATGTGGCAATCGAGTTGGTGACGTGTCGCATAGAATTCTCTGATGAAAAGGATCTGTGTGAGCTGTCATATGGACTCTTCAACTGCTTCAGAGCTGTGAAGCTGGCGACCGAAAGGAATT